One genomic region from Nilaparvata lugens isolate BPH chromosome 3, ASM1435652v1, whole genome shotgun sequence encodes:
- the LOC120350674 gene encoding endoribonuclease LACTB2 isoform X1: MKTLLLSIFLLLCSIHIPKMTTVLPAISKLTTRVIRVLGSNPGPMTLQGTNSYIVGTGDRRILIDTSEPQIPEYSDTLKGVLTNEKVQLEHIILTHWHHDHVGAVPEVLAKINPECKVWKFPRSDTEEKVDFRPLENGQVFRVEGATLSVIHTPGHTSDHVVLALKEENAVFSGDCILGEGTTVFEDLYEYMKSLQTIRSLQPSFIYPGHGPLVEEYPEKLQKPALYAVRKHFEKLKKDGKVIEHNNGWSLKEKSKV, encoded by the exons ATGAAAACTCTTcttttatcaatatttctttTGCTGTGTAGCATACATATTCCAAAAATGACAACTGTTCTTCcagcaatttcaaaattaacaaCACGAGTTATACGTGTGCTGGGCAGTAATCCTGGACCAATGACATTACAAGGGACAAATTCATACATTGTAGGCACAGGAGACAG GAGAATTTTGATCGATACCAGCGAGCCACAGATTCCAGAGTACTCGGATACATTGAAAGGAGTTCTAACGAATGAGAAAGTCCAACTGGAACACATCATTTTGACACACTGGCACCATGATCATGTCGGTGCTGTTCCCGAAGTGCTGGCCAAAATAAATCCTG AATGCAAAGTGTGGAAATTTCCAAGATCCGATACTGAAGAGAAAGTGGACTTTAGACCTTTAGAAAATGGACAAGTGTTTCGGGTTGAAGGAGCCACCTTATC TGTAATCCACACGCCGGGCCATACAAGCGATCACGTGGTGCTGGCCTTGAAAGAGGAGAACGCTGTGTTTAGCGGTGACTGTATCTTGGGCGAGGGGACCACTGTCTTCGAAGACCTATACGAGTACATGAAATCACTGCAAACCATCAGAAGTTTGCAGCCGTCTTTTATTTACCCCGGCCATGGTCCATTGGTTGAG GAATATCCGGAAAAACTTCAGAAGCCCGCACTCTATGCTGTACGAAAACactttgaaaagttgaaaaaagatgGAAAAGTTATAGAGCACAATAATGGTTGGAGTTTGAAAGAAAAAAGCAAAGTGTAA
- the LOC120350674 gene encoding endoribonuclease LACTB2 isoform X2: protein MKTLLLSIFLLLCSIHIPKMTTVLPAISKLTTRVIRVLGSNPGPMTLQGTNSYIVGTGDRRILIDTSEPQIPEYSDTLKGVLTNEKVQLEHIILTHWHHDHVGAVPEVLAKINPECKVWKFPRSDTEEKVDFRPLENGQVFRVEGATLSVIHTPGHTSDHVVLALKEENAVFSGDCILGEGTTVFEDLYEYMKSLQTIRSLQPSFIYPGHGPLVEDRKFTNDASSRLNYSTD from the exons ATGAAAACTCTTcttttatcaatatttctttTGCTGTGTAGCATACATATTCCAAAAATGACAACTGTTCTTCcagcaatttcaaaattaacaaCACGAGTTATACGTGTGCTGGGCAGTAATCCTGGACCAATGACATTACAAGGGACAAATTCATACATTGTAGGCACAGGAGACAG GAGAATTTTGATCGATACCAGCGAGCCACAGATTCCAGAGTACTCGGATACATTGAAAGGAGTTCTAACGAATGAGAAAGTCCAACTGGAACACATCATTTTGACACACTGGCACCATGATCATGTCGGTGCTGTTCCCGAAGTGCTGGCCAAAATAAATCCTG AATGCAAAGTGTGGAAATTTCCAAGATCCGATACTGAAGAGAAAGTGGACTTTAGACCTTTAGAAAATGGACAAGTGTTTCGGGTTGAAGGAGCCACCTTATC TGTAATCCACACGCCGGGCCATACAAGCGATCACGTGGTGCTGGCCTTGAAAGAGGAGAACGCTGTGTTTAGCGGTGACTGTATCTTGGGCGAGGGGACCACTGTCTTCGAAGACCTATACGAGTACATGAAATCACTGCAAACCATCAGAAGTTTGCAGCCGTCTTTTATTTACCCCGGCCATGGTCCATTGGTTGAG gataggaaattcacgaatgacgcatcatcacgtctgaactactcaactgattaa